In Spinacia oleracea cultivar Varoflay chromosome 5, BTI_SOV_V1, whole genome shotgun sequence, a single window of DNA contains:
- the LOC110784154 gene encoding uncharacterized protein, producing MGQNYVLKEEEKALVQAVVGKDAYSFLMSTAYDDSLSEFNPPGDILNLQQGLCQIVDGSSWNYAIFWQIASSKNGRAVLIWGDGHCRDPKAVLAREGLDCVGNGKLGKNEAKKRVLEKLHACFGGSEEDNFAATLDKVSDIEMLYLTSMYYWFRLDSSLGPAKSFTSGRPIWVSDVRSCLDHYQSRAHLAKSAMFQTVVFVPVKTGVLELGSVRTVMEQPSLVQMVKTVFGESHSFQSKVTPKVFGRDLSLGGSRPRSMNISFAGRMEDDASFSAESHVAVNGLSLSPSNGKNTENSDKKFCSEINFGGSNPESDEVSEEFLLHAAELRARKRPVRRPATGREDASSHVLAERQRREKLNQRFYALRSLVPNISRLDKASLLLDAISYINDLQAKINVLEAEKEGANPNPNPNPNPNPNPNPNSDQEELPIPEIDFQARQDDALVHISFPLDDHPVSKVVRTLREHQLVALEANVSTIDDKMVHTFKIRAQSDGAESLKEKLEAALFKMSVNCGIKEEDKAMLEDVVGIDACKFLMSRGCGEDFNTDFTPIGNGMLNLQQGLCQIVDNSNWNYAIFWKIVSSKKDGRPVLIWGDGHCRNPLKEEGNGETSKKDEAKKTVLEKLHACFGKSQGRNFVANLDKVSDIEMLYLTSMYYWFWLDSSMGPAKCFTSGRPIWVSDHKTCSDQYQSRGQLAKLANFQTVVFVPLKTGVLELGSVRMVMEEHSLLQMVNHIFNGEREARSLQLQAKAFPKIFGCELSLGRSKPQPKLEDDGVFSAESESHVGGGSNVEENGSNKLVSEINFRGLNPEPEKAEELPLQPKPRKRGRKPANGREEPLNHVEAERQRREKLNQRFYALRAVVPNISKMDKASLLGDAISYITDLQMKVKTLEAEKAIANPNQKHMVIPEIDFQTREDDALVHVSFPLDLHPASSVVRTLRDNQVVAPEANVSTTDNTIVHTFTIRTQNGGAENLKEKLQAALSL from the exons ATGGGTCAAAATTATGTGTTGAAAGAGGAAGAAAAGGCTTTGGTGCAAGCTGTTGTAGGGAAAGATGCATATAGTTTCTTGATGTCAACAGCATATGATGATTCATTATCAGAATTTAATCCCCCAGGTGACATTTTAAACCTGCAACAAGGTTTATGTCAAATTGTTGATGGATCTAGTTGGAATTATGCAATCTTTTGGCAAATTGCTAGCTCTAAGAATGGTAGAGCTGTGTTAATTTGGGGTGATGGGCATTGCCGAGACCCGAAAGCGGTGTTAGCTAGAGAAGGTTTAGATTGTGTTGGGAATGGTAAACTTGGTAAAAATGAGGCCAAAAAGAGAGTTCTTGAGAAATTACATGCTTGTTTTGGGGGTTCTGAAGAAGATAATTTTGCAGCAACATTAGATAAAGTATCAGATATAGAGATGTTATATCTTACATCAATGTATTATTGGTTTCGATTGGATTCTTCGTTAGGTCCTGCAAAATCTTTCACTAGTGGTAGGCCGATTTGGGTTTCGGATGTTAGAAGTTGTTTAGATCATTACCAATCAAGAGCACATTTAGCTAAATCTGCAATGTTTCAGACTGTTGTATTTGTGCCTGTGAAAACAGGCGTTTTGGAGTTGGGTTCTGTAAGAACAGTTATGGAACAACCTAGTTTGGTGCAAATGGTGAAGACTGTGTTTGGTGAATCACATTCTTTCCAATCAAAAGTAACACCTAAAGTTTTCGGCCGTGATCTTAGCCTTGGTGGCTCTAGACCGCGATCAATGAACATAAGTTTTGCAGGAAGAATGGAAGATGATGCTTCTTTTTCTGCAGAATCTCATGTTGCTGTTAATGGGTTGTCATTGTCACCATCTAATGGGAAGAATACTGAAAACAGTGACAAGAAATTCTGTTCAGAGATCAATTTCGGGGGTTCAAACCCAGAAAGTGATGAAGTCAGTGAAGAGTTTTTGTTGCACGCAGCTGAGTTAAGAGCACGTAAGAGACCGGTTAGAAGACCTGCTACTGGTAGAGAAGATGCATCAAGCCATGTTTTAGCAGAAAGACAAAGAAGAGAGAAGCTAAATCAACGGTTCTATGCTTTGAGATCGCTTGTTCCAAATATCTCGAGATTAGACAAAGCTTCACTACTTCTTGATGCCATTTCATACATCAATGATCTTCAAGCTAAGATTAATGTTCTTGAAGCTGAAAAAGAGGGTgctaatcctaatcctaaccctaaccctaaccctaaccctaaccctaaccctaattcgGATCAAGAAGAACTTCCAATCCCTGAAATTGATTTTCAGGCGAGGCAGGATGATGCACTTGTTCATATTAGTTTCCCTCTTGATGATCACCCGGTTTCTAAAGTTGTAAGAACTTTGAGGGAACATCAACTTGTTGCACTTGAGGCTAATGTTAGCACGATAGACGATAAAATGGTTCATACGTTCAAAATCCGAGCTCAAAGTGATGGGGCTGAGAGTCTTAAGGAGAAGCTAGAGGCTGCTCTTTTT AAAATGAGTGTAAATTGTGGGATTAAAGAGGAAGATAAGGCTATGTTAGAAGATGTGGTGGGAATTGATGCTTGTAAATTCCTGATGTCTAGAGGTTGTGGTGAAGATTTTAATACTGATTTTACACCTATTGGTAATGGTATGCTGAATCTTCAACAAGGGCTTTGCCAAATTGTTGATAATTCTAATTGGAATTATGCAATTTTCTGGAAAATTGTTAGCTCTAAGAAGGATGGTAGACCAGTGTTGATTTGGGGGGATGGGCATTGCCGAAACCCCCTGAAAGAAGAAGGTAATGGTGAGACAAGTAAGAAAGATGAGGCAAAGAAAACGGTTCTTGAGAAGTTACATGCTTGCTTTGGTAAATCACAGGGGAGAAATTTTGTTGCTAATTTGGATAAAGTATCAGATATAGAGATGTTGTATCTTACTTCAATGTATTATTGGTTCTGGTTAGACTCTTCAATGGGTCCTGCAAAATGTTTTACCAGTGGTAGACCGATTTGGGTATCAGATCATAAAACCTGCTCAGATCAGTACCAATCTCGAGGTCAGTTAGCTAAATTAGCTAATTTTCAGACTGTTGTGTTTGTGCCTTTGAAAACTGGTGTATTGGAGTTGGGTTCTGTAAGAATGGTAATGGAGGAGCATAGTTTGTTGCAAATGGTTAATCATATCTTTAATGGTGAACGTGAAGCTCGATCTTTACAGTTACAGGCTAAGGCTTTTCCTAAGATTTTTGGGTGTGAGCTTAGCCTTGGTAGATCAAAACCACAACCAAAGTTGGAAGATGATGGTGTGTTTTCTGCAGAATCTGAATCCCATGTTGGTGGTGGAAGTAATGTGGAAGAAAATGGGAGTAATAAATTGGTTTCGGAGATCAATTTCCGGGGTTTAAATCCCGAACCAGAGAAAGCAGAAGAACTTCCATTGCAGCCAAAACCCAGAAAAAGAGGTAGAAAACCTGCAAATGGAAGAGAAGAACCATTAAACCACGTCGAAGCAGAAAGACAAAGACGTGAGAAACTCAACCAACGGTTCTATGCTTTGAGAGCGGTTGTCCCCAACATATCAAAAATGGACAAGGCTTCCCTCCTTGGTGATGCGATCTCTTACATTACCGATCTTCAAATGAAGGTTAAAACACTTGAAGCTGAAAAGGCGATTGCTAATCCGAATCAAAAACACATGGTTATCCCTGAAATTGATTTCCAAACAAGGGAAGATGATGCACTTGTTCATGTTAGTTTCCCTTTGGATCTTCATCCTGCTTCAAGTGTTGTAAGAACACTTAGGGATAATCAAGTTGTTGCTCCCGAAGCTAATGTTTCAACAACGGATAACACGATTGTTCATACATTTACTATCAGAACTCAGAATGGTGGTGCTGAGAATTTGAAGGAGAAGCTTCAAGCTGCACTTTCACTGTAA